The following are encoded in a window of Mycobacterium sp. ELW1 genomic DNA:
- a CDS encoding sigma-70 family RNA polymerase sigma factor, protein MTVAADQEATMANATTSRIDSDLDAQSPAADLVRVYLNGIGKTALLTAEDEVELAKRIEAGLFAQHLLETKKRLSENRKRDLAVIVRDGQAARSHLLEANLRLVVSLAKRYTGRGMPLLDLIQEGNLGLIRAMEKFDYTKGFKFSTYATWWIRQAITRGMADQSRTIRLPVHLVEQVNKLARIKREMHQSLGREASDEELAEESGIPVEKINDLLEHSRDPVSLDMPVGSDEEAPLGDFIEDSEAMSAENAVIAELLHTDIRHVLATLDEREQQVIRLRFGLDDGQPRTLDQIGKLFGLSRERVRQIEREVMSKLRNGDRADRLRSYAS, encoded by the coding sequence GTGACAGTTGCAGCCGATCAGGAGGCCACCATGGCAAATGCCACCACCAGCCGGATTGACAGCGATCTGGACGCCCAGAGTCCAGCCGCCGACCTGGTGCGCGTCTATCTGAACGGCATCGGCAAAACCGCCCTGCTCACCGCAGAGGACGAGGTAGAGCTGGCCAAGCGGATCGAGGCGGGGCTGTTCGCCCAGCACCTGCTGGAGACCAAGAAGCGACTCAGCGAGAACCGCAAGCGCGATCTCGCCGTCATCGTGCGCGACGGGCAGGCCGCCCGCAGCCACCTGCTGGAGGCCAACCTGCGCCTGGTGGTGTCGCTGGCCAAGCGCTACACCGGTCGCGGCATGCCGCTGCTGGACCTCATCCAGGAGGGCAACCTGGGTCTGATCCGCGCGATGGAGAAGTTCGACTACACCAAGGGTTTCAAGTTCTCGACGTATGCCACGTGGTGGATCCGTCAGGCGATCACGCGCGGCATGGCCGACCAGAGCCGCACGATCCGGCTGCCAGTCCACCTCGTGGAGCAGGTGAACAAGCTCGCCCGGATCAAGCGTGAGATGCACCAGAGCCTGGGCCGGGAGGCCAGCGACGAGGAGCTGGCCGAGGAGTCGGGTATTCCGGTCGAGAAGATCAACGATCTGCTCGAGCACAGCCGCGACCCGGTGAGCCTCGACATGCCGGTCGGCAGCGACGAGGAGGCCCCGCTCGGTGACTTCATCGAGGACTCCGAGGCGATGTCCGCCGAGAACGCGGTGATAGCCGAGTTGCTGCACACCGACATCCGCCACGTGCTGGCCACGCTGGACGAGCGGGAGCAGCAGGTGATCAGGCTGCGGTTCGGCCTCGACGACGGTCAGCCGCGCACCCTCGATCAGATCGGCAAGCTGTTCGGCCTGTCCCGCGAGCGGGTCCGCCAGATCGAGCGTGAGGTCATGTCGAAGCTGCGCAACGGCGACCGGGCCGACCGGCTGCGGTCGTACGCCAGCTAA
- a CDS encoding metal-dependent transcriptional regulator: MNDLVDTTEMYLRTIYDLEEEGVIPLRARIAERLEQSGPTVSQTVARMERDGLLHVAGDRHLELTEKGRELAVSVMRKHRLAERLLVDVIGLPWEEVHAEACRWEHVMSEDVERRLVQVLDDPTVSPFGNPIPGLSLLGLDMSKFEDANLVRLTELPAGSPVAVVVRQLSEHVQGDVELIGQLKGAGVVPNARVQVENGPHGGVTILIGGHENVHLPHEMAHAVKVEKV, from the coding sequence ATGAACGATCTGGTCGATACCACTGAGATGTATCTGCGCACGATCTACGACCTCGAAGAGGAGGGCGTGATCCCCCTGCGCGCACGCATTGCCGAGCGGCTCGAGCAGAGTGGCCCGACGGTCAGCCAGACCGTGGCCCGCATGGAACGCGACGGACTGCTGCATGTGGCCGGCGATCGGCACCTTGAACTGACCGAAAAGGGGCGCGAATTGGCGGTCTCGGTGATGCGCAAGCATCGCCTCGCCGAGCGCCTGCTGGTGGACGTCATCGGGTTGCCGTGGGAAGAGGTGCACGCCGAGGCCTGCCGCTGGGAACACGTGATGAGCGAGGACGTCGAACGCCGCCTGGTGCAGGTGCTCGATGACCCGACGGTGTCCCCGTTCGGCAACCCGATCCCCGGCCTGTCGCTGCTCGGCCTGGACATGAGCAAGTTCGAAGACGCCAACCTGGTGCGTCTGACCGAGCTTCCGGCCGGCTCCCCCGTCGCCGTGGTGGTCCGCCAGCTCTCCGAGCACGTCCAGGGCGACGTCGAGCTGATCGGCCAGCTCAAGGGGGCCGGTGTGGTGCCCAATGCCCGTGTGCAGGTGGAGAATGGCCCGCACGGCGGTGTGACGATCCTGATCGGCGGCCACGAGAACGTGCACCTGCCCCATGAGATGGCCCACGCGGTCAAGGTGGAGAAGGTCTAG
- a CDS encoding DUF4192 domain-containing protein, with the protein MTTHEPDYRFTRPGALIAALPAVLGFVPEKSLVLVSLEDREMGAVMRLDLSKAMDGDLTHLAEVAAASGADTVVAVIVDADGAPCPMCNHDYRDMCDELDAALSAHDMTVYATHVVDRIEAGGRWHCVDGCGAFGAVEDPMASPLAAAAVLEGRRLYPRRSDLQAVVAVADAGRAASLVPAIAAHAEAREADCRADPDGRGRRDVEAAIAIAARVSDGAGLEDAELAMLACALTDVAVRDTLYALAVGAVAGNAEALWTVLARTLPDPWRTEALVLLAFSAYTRGDGPLAGLSLEAALRSDPEHGMAKMLDTALQSGMRPEQIRELAGAGYRLAKRLGVRLPPRRTFGRRAV; encoded by the coding sequence ATGACCACACACGAACCTGACTATCGCTTCACCCGTCCCGGCGCCCTGATCGCCGCGCTGCCCGCTGTGCTCGGCTTCGTGCCGGAGAAGTCACTGGTGCTGGTGTCCCTGGAGGACCGCGAGATGGGAGCCGTCATGCGCCTCGACCTGTCCAAGGCGATGGACGGGGACCTCACTCACCTCGCGGAAGTCGCGGCCGCCTCGGGAGCGGACACGGTGGTGGCCGTGATCGTCGACGCCGACGGCGCCCCGTGCCCGATGTGCAACCACGACTACCGCGACATGTGCGACGAGCTGGACGCGGCGTTGTCCGCCCACGACATGACCGTCTACGCCACCCACGTGGTCGACCGGATCGAGGCCGGCGGCCGGTGGCACTGCGTCGACGGGTGCGGCGCATTCGGCGCCGTGGAGGATCCGATGGCCTCCCCGCTCGCCGCGGCCGCCGTTCTCGAGGGACGACGACTGTATCCGCGCCGGTCCGATCTGCAGGCGGTGGTCGCGGTCGCCGACGCCGGCCGCGCCGCTTCGCTGGTGCCGGCGATCGCCGCGCATGCCGAGGCGCGGGAGGCCGACTGCCGGGCCGATCCCGACGGGCGCGGTCGCCGCGATGTCGAGGCGGCCATCGCCATCGCCGCCCGGGTCAGTGACGGTGCGGGCCTCGAGGATGCCGAACTTGCGATGCTGGCGTGCGCGCTGACCGACGTCGCGGTCCGCGACACGTTGTACGCGCTGGCGGTCGGTGCGGTGGCCGGCAACGCCGAGGCGCTGTGGACGGTGCTGGCACGAACCCTTCCCGACCCTTGGCGGACCGAAGCGCTTGTACTGCTGGCCTTTTCGGCGTACACGCGGGGTGATGGGCCGTTGGCCGGGCTGTCGCTGGAAGCGGCGCTGCGCAGCGATCCCGAGCATGGGATGGCGAAAATGCTCGACACCGCGCTGCAGTCGGGCATGCGGCCCGAGCAGATCCGGGAGCTGGCCGGTGCCGGGTACCGGCTGGCCAAGCGGTTGGGCGTGCGGCTTCCGCCGCGGCGAACGTTCGGTCGCCGCGCGGTGTAG
- the sthA gene encoding Si-specific NAD(P)(+) transhydrogenase translates to MGLEYDLVVIGSGPGGQKAAIAAAKLGKSVAVVERGHMIGGVCVQTGTIPSKTLREAVLYLTGMSQRELYGASYRVKDKITPADLLARTQHVIGKEVDVIRNQLMRNGVELYMGRGRFLDEHTVMIEDPTRAEHFTISGRYIVVATGTKPARPAGIEFDENRVLDSDGILDLKSIPGSMVVVGAGVIGIEYASMFAALGTKVTVVEKRDSMLDFCDPEIVEALRFHLRDLAVTFRFGEEVTAVDVGSAGTVTTLASGKQIPAETVMYSAGRQGQTDHLDLANAGLEADNRGRIFVDDKTFQTKVDHIYAVGDVIGFPALAATSMEQGRLAAYHAFGEPTAGMTVLQPIGIYSIPEVSYVGATEQELTKDSVPYEVGVSRYRELARGQIAGDSYGMLKLLVSTEDLKVLGVHIFGTAATELVHIGQAVMGCGGTIEYLVDAVFNYPTFSEAYKVAALDVMNKLRALNQFRR, encoded by the coding sequence ATGGGTTTGGAATACGACCTCGTCGTCATCGGCTCGGGTCCCGGCGGCCAGAAAGCCGCCATAGCCGCGGCCAAGCTGGGCAAGTCGGTGGCCGTCGTCGAGCGAGGCCACATGATCGGCGGCGTCTGCGTCCAGACCGGGACGATCCCGTCCAAGACGCTGCGCGAGGCCGTGCTGTACCTCACCGGCATGAGCCAGCGCGAACTCTATGGAGCCAGCTACCGGGTCAAGGACAAGATCACCCCGGCCGATCTGCTCGCCCGCACGCAGCATGTGATCGGCAAAGAAGTCGACGTGATCCGAAACCAGTTGATGCGCAACGGTGTTGAGCTCTACATGGGACGCGGCCGGTTCCTCGATGAGCACACCGTGATGATCGAAGACCCCACCCGCGCCGAGCATTTCACCATTAGCGGCCGCTACATCGTCGTCGCGACCGGCACCAAGCCGGCGCGCCCGGCCGGTATAGAGTTCGACGAGAACCGGGTCCTGGACTCCGACGGCATCCTCGACCTGAAGAGCATCCCGGGTTCGATGGTGGTGGTCGGCGCCGGTGTCATCGGCATCGAGTACGCCTCGATGTTCGCCGCACTGGGCACCAAGGTCACCGTCGTCGAGAAGCGTGATTCGATGCTCGACTTCTGCGACCCCGAGATCGTCGAGGCCCTGCGCTTCCACCTTCGCGACCTGGCGGTGACGTTCCGGTTCGGCGAGGAGGTGACCGCGGTCGACGTCGGCTCGGCAGGCACCGTCACCACCCTGGCCAGTGGCAAGCAGATCCCCGCCGAGACCGTCATGTACTCGGCCGGACGGCAGGGCCAGACCGACCACCTGGATCTGGCCAACGCCGGCCTGGAGGCCGACAACCGCGGCCGGATTTTTGTCGACGACAAGACGTTCCAGACCAAGGTCGACCACATCTACGCCGTCGGCGATGTCATCGGCTTCCCCGCCCTGGCGGCCACCTCGATGGAACAGGGCCGGCTCGCGGCCTACCACGCGTTCGGCGAGCCGACGGCCGGCATGACCGTGCTGCAGCCGATCGGCATCTACTCGATCCCCGAGGTGTCCTACGTCGGCGCCACCGAACAAGAGCTGACAAAGGATTCCGTCCCCTACGAGGTCGGGGTGTCCCGCTACCGCGAGCTGGCTCGCGGACAGATCGCCGGCGACTCCTACGGCATGCTCAAGCTTCTGGTGTCGACCGAAGATCTGAAAGTCCTCGGCGTCCACATCTTCGGCACCGCGGCAACGGAATTGGTGCACATCGGCCAGGCCGTGATGGGCTGCGGCGGGACCATCGAGTACCTGGTCGACGCCGTCTTCAACTATCCGACGTTCTCGGAGGCCTACAAGGTGGCTGCGCTCGACGTGATGAACAAGCTGCGCGCGCTGAACCAGTTCCGCCGCTAG
- a CDS encoding serine protease, whose product MRMVVAALNLVVATVLVSGCHSTAEPRAKAAEEPSAAAVPAANAQPVAARPAVGALFLGATDTHTCTASVVHSAGQDLILTAAHCLAAGLPATFVPGFNESAAPGDVWTVDTVYLDPRWLSTQDPKADYAFARVSRSAGGTVESVAGRALTLGAAPTESAPVTVIGYPMGEGGPPLGCDTVARIEDGYPALRCNGLVDGTSGGPWIAGATVVGVIGGRDGGGCQDNVSYSAPFDAATAALLARAEEGGPGDDAPALLDSEC is encoded by the coding sequence ATGCGGATGGTCGTTGCGGCGCTGAACCTGGTGGTTGCCACGGTTCTGGTGTCCGGGTGCCATTCCACCGCCGAGCCGCGGGCCAAGGCCGCCGAGGAGCCCAGCGCGGCGGCGGTACCGGCCGCGAATGCCCAGCCGGTGGCGGCCCGGCCTGCCGTGGGAGCGCTGTTCCTCGGTGCCACCGATACCCACACCTGCACCGCCTCGGTGGTTCATTCGGCAGGTCAGGATCTGATCCTGACCGCCGCGCACTGCCTGGCAGCGGGTCTGCCTGCGACCTTTGTGCCGGGATTCAACGAGAGCGCCGCTCCCGGCGACGTCTGGACCGTCGACACCGTCTACCTCGACCCTCGCTGGCTGAGCACTCAGGACCCCAAGGCGGACTACGCGTTCGCGCGGGTCAGCAGATCCGCCGGCGGCACCGTCGAATCCGTTGCGGGTCGGGCACTCACCCTCGGCGCTGCACCCACCGAGTCCGCGCCGGTGACGGTGATCGGTTACCCGATGGGCGAAGGCGGGCCCCCGCTGGGCTGCGACACGGTCGCCCGCATCGAGGACGGGTATCCCGCACTGCGCTGCAACGGCCTGGTCGACGGCACCAGCGGCGGCCCGTGGATCGCCGGCGCGACGGTGGTCGGCGTGATCGGCGGGCGCGACGGCGGCGGCTGCCAGGACAACGTCTCGTACTCGGCTCCGTTCGACGCGGCGACGGCAGCCCTGCTGGCCCGTGCCGAAGAAGGCGGTCCGGGCGACGACGCGCCGGCGTTGCTCGACAGCGAGTGTTGA
- a CDS encoding PAC2 family protein, whose product MTDEQGQPYQPEPTGMYELEFPAPQLSAPDGRGPVMIHALEGFSDAGRAIRLAADHLKAKLDTELVASFAIDELLDYRSRRPLMTFKTDHFTDYDDPALNLYALRDSLGTPFLLLAGLEPDLKWERFVTAVRLLAEQLGVRQIIGLGTIPMAVPHTRPVTMTAHSNNRELITEFTPWVGEVQVPGSVSNLLEYRMAQHGHEVIGFTVHVPHYLAQTDFPPAAEALLEQVAKLTSLQVPLRGLTDAGATIRTKIDEQVEASPEVAQVVTALERQYDAFVAAQENRSLLAHDEELPSGDELGAEFEKFLAQHAEDFKDGFNENGET is encoded by the coding sequence ATGACTGACGAGCAGGGACAGCCCTACCAACCCGAGCCGACCGGAATGTACGAACTGGAGTTTCCGGCGCCGCAACTGTCCGCACCCGACGGGCGTGGCCCGGTGATGATTCACGCTCTCGAAGGCTTCTCCGACGCCGGCCGCGCCATCCGCTTGGCCGCCGACCACCTGAAAGCCAAGCTGGACACGGAGTTGGTGGCCTCGTTCGCGATCGACGAACTGCTGGACTACCGGTCGCGCCGGCCGCTGATGACGTTCAAGACCGACCACTTCACCGACTACGACGATCCTGCCCTGAATCTGTACGCCCTGCGCGACAGCCTCGGCACACCGTTCCTGCTGCTCGCCGGGCTGGAGCCGGATCTGAAGTGGGAGCGCTTCGTCACCGCCGTCCGGCTGTTGGCCGAGCAACTCGGGGTGCGTCAGATCATCGGGCTCGGCACCATACCGATGGCCGTGCCGCACACCCGGCCGGTGACGATGACCGCGCACTCCAACAACCGCGAACTGATCACCGAATTCACCCCGTGGGTCGGCGAAGTGCAGGTCCCCGGCAGCGTGTCCAACCTGCTGGAGTACCGGATGGCCCAGCACGGCCACGAAGTCATCGGCTTCACCGTGCATGTGCCGCACTACCTGGCCCAGACCGACTTCCCGCCCGCCGCCGAGGCGCTGTTGGAGCAGGTCGCCAAGCTGACTTCGCTGCAGGTGCCGTTGCGTGGGCTCACCGATGCCGGCGCGACCATCCGCACCAAGATCGATGAGCAGGTCGAAGCCTCGCCCGAGGTCGCTCAAGTGGTGACCGCGCTGGAGCGACAGTACGATGCTTTCGTTGCCGCTCAAGAGAACCGGTCGCTGCTCGCGCACGACGAAGAACTCCCCAGCGGCGACGAATTGGGTGCGGAATTCGAGAAGTTCCTCGCTCAGCACGCCGAGGACTTCAAAGACGGTTTCAACGAGAACGGCGAGACCTAG
- a CDS encoding alpha/beta hydrolase has protein sequence MTQQKTQQKSQRKPNLQPVRDVTPTLHFRTIHGYRRAFRVAGSGPALLLIHGIGDNSTTWHPVHSKLAQRFTVIAPDLLGHGQSDKPRADYSVAAYANGMRDLLSVLDLDKVTVVGHSLGGGVAMQFAYQFPQLVERLILVSAGGVTKEVNIALRAASLPLGGEALALLRLPMVLPALQLAGRALGSVFGSTGLGRDLPDALRILADLPEPTASSAFTRTLRSVVDWRGQVVTMLDRCYLTESVPVQLIWGDLDAVIPVSHARMAHSAMPGSRLEIFGRSGHFPFHDDPDRFVEIVEKFIDATAPAEYDQDALRELLRSGLSERLVTGSLKTRVAVLDALGADERSAT, from the coding sequence GTGACTCAGCAGAAGACTCAGCAGAAGTCTCAGCGAAAGCCCAATCTCCAGCCCGTGCGGGATGTGACGCCCACCCTGCATTTCCGGACCATTCACGGCTACCGTCGGGCCTTCCGGGTGGCCGGGTCGGGTCCGGCGCTGCTGCTGATCCACGGGATCGGTGACAACTCGACGACCTGGCATCCGGTACACAGCAAGCTCGCCCAGCGGTTCACCGTGATCGCCCCGGACCTGCTGGGGCATGGACAGTCCGACAAACCGCGCGCCGACTATTCGGTGGCGGCCTACGCCAACGGCATGCGCGATCTGCTCAGCGTGCTCGACCTCGACAAGGTGACGGTGGTCGGGCATTCACTCGGCGGCGGCGTGGCGATGCAATTCGCTTACCAGTTCCCGCAATTGGTGGAGCGGCTGATCCTGGTCAGCGCGGGCGGGGTGACCAAGGAGGTCAACATCGCGCTGCGGGCCGCCTCGCTTCCGTTGGGCGGGGAGGCCTTGGCGCTGCTGCGACTGCCGATGGTGCTGCCCGCACTGCAGCTTGCCGGCCGGGCGCTGGGCAGCGTCTTCGGCTCCACCGGTTTGGGCCGCGACCTGCCGGATGCGCTGCGCATCCTGGCCGACCTGCCCGAGCCGACCGCCTCGTCGGCATTCACCCGCACACTGCGCTCGGTGGTGGACTGGCGGGGCCAGGTGGTCACCATGCTGGACCGATGTTATCTGACCGAATCCGTTCCCGTACAACTCATTTGGGGCGATTTGGACGCGGTCATCCCGGTCAGCCACGCCCGGATGGCGCACTCCGCCATGCCCGGCTCCCGGCTCGAGATCTTCGGCCGTTCCGGGCACTTTCCGTTCCACGACGACCCCGACCGCTTCGTCGAGATCGTCGAGAAGTTCATCGACGCGACGGCCCCCGCCGAATACGACCAGGACGCCTTGCGTGAACTGCTTCGCAGTGGGCTCTCCGAGCGTTTGGTCACCGGGTCATTGAAGACCCGGGTCGCGGTGCTCGACGCCCTCGGCGCTGACGAGCGCAGTGCCACCTGA
- a CDS encoding PhzF family phenazine biosynthesis protein, whose amino-acid sequence MTVDVTVLRVFTDEGGNFGNPLGVVDAATVPAGDRQRIATELGYSETIFIDLPADGSTTAHARIFTPATELPFAGHPTVGAAWWLRERGTPIHTLQVPAGIVGVSYDDDRTVIRVRAEWSPEFAIHDLESVDELLAADPDDYSDDAEHYLWAWLDRDGGHIRSRMFAADLGVPEDEATGSAAARVTDYLSRDLTITQGKGSQIFTTWDAQGWVLIAGRVVSDSVRQLD is encoded by the coding sequence ATGACTGTCGACGTGACTGTGTTGCGGGTGTTCACCGATGAAGGTGGCAACTTCGGCAATCCGCTGGGCGTGGTGGACGCGGCCACCGTACCCGCCGGCGATCGCCAGCGCATTGCGACCGAATTAGGCTACAGCGAAACAATATTCATCGATCTGCCGGCCGACGGATCAACCACAGCGCACGCCCGCATCTTCACTCCGGCCACCGAATTGCCGTTTGCCGGGCACCCCACCGTGGGCGCGGCCTGGTGGCTACGGGAGCGCGGCACGCCGATTCACACTCTGCAGGTTCCTGCCGGCATCGTCGGGGTTTCCTACGACGATGACCGCACGGTGATCCGGGTTCGGGCGGAGTGGTCACCGGAGTTCGCCATCCACGACCTGGAGTCGGTGGACGAGCTGCTGGCCGCCGATCCGGACGATTATTCCGACGACGCGGAGCATTATCTGTGGGCCTGGCTGGACCGCGACGGCGGGCACATCCGGTCGCGGATGTTCGCCGCCGACCTCGGGGTGCCGGAAGACGAGGCCACCGGATCGGCGGCGGCGCGGGTGACCGATTACCTGAGCCGTGACCTGACGATCACACAGGGCAAGGGATCGCAGATCTTCACGACGTGGGACGCGCAAGGGTGGGTGCTGATCGCCGGCCGAGTGGTCAGCGACAGTGTGCGACAGCTGGATTGA
- the nrdR gene encoding transcriptional regulator NrdR has translation MHCPFCRNPDSRVVDSRETDEGQAIRRRRSCPECGRRFTTVETAVLAVVKRSGVTEPFSREKVVSGVRRACQGRDVDDDALNLLAQQVEDTVRAAGSPEIPSNEVGLAILGPLRELDEVAYLRFASVYRSFSSAEDFEREIEALRAHRSVGTSG, from the coding sequence ATGCACTGTCCGTTCTGCCGCAACCCGGACTCCCGCGTTGTCGATTCCCGCGAGACCGATGAAGGCCAGGCCATTCGGCGTCGCCGCTCCTGTCCGGAGTGCGGCCGGCGGTTCACCACTGTGGAGACCGCGGTGCTGGCGGTCGTGAAGCGCAGCGGCGTCACCGAGCCGTTCAGCCGGGAAAAAGTCGTCAGCGGCGTTCGCCGCGCCTGCCAGGGCCGCGACGTCGATGACGACGCGCTCAATCTGCTGGCGCAGCAGGTAGAGGACACGGTGCGGGCCGCCGGCTCGCCCGAGATCCCCAGCAATGAGGTCGGACTCGCCATCCTCGGCCCGCTTCGTGAACTCGACGAGGTCGCCTACCTGCGATTCGCGTCGGTGTACCGCTCGTTCAGCTCAGCTGAGGACTTCGAGCGCGAGATCGAGGCGCTGCGCGCGCACCGGTCCGTCGGCACATCCGGCTGA
- a CDS encoding LysM peptidoglycan-binding domain-containing protein, whose protein sequence is MTVIDDRQVYISAPVYRRTAGAPVVPARRRPAGGRAHRPYPARPAITPMQYRGTGVAFSRAPHTRRPVSTAVTIALAGVAALITLWLGLVGHFSATPAATEQMPDQLAVVQVQAGETLQQLAGRVAPDAPAGQVAQRIRDLNKLESASLDAGQTLIAPIG, encoded by the coding sequence GTGACAGTCATCGATGATCGACAGGTTTACATCTCGGCACCGGTGTACCGGCGGACAGCCGGCGCGCCCGTTGTGCCTGCTCGGCGCCGCCCGGCCGGCGGCCGCGCGCATCGGCCGTACCCGGCACGGCCGGCGATCACGCCGATGCAGTACCGCGGCACCGGTGTCGCGTTCTCCCGGGCACCGCATACCCGCCGGCCGGTCAGCACCGCGGTCACGATCGCGCTGGCCGGGGTGGCCGCGCTGATCACGCTGTGGCTGGGCTTGGTCGGGCACTTCAGCGCCACGCCGGCGGCCACCGAGCAGATGCCGGATCAGCTCGCCGTCGTCCAGGTCCAGGCGGGGGAGACGTTGCAGCAGCTGGCCGGGCGGGTCGCACCGGATGCGCCCGCCGGACAGGTGGCGCAGCGCATCCGCGACCTGAACAAGCTCGAGTCGGCGTCGCTGGACGCCGGGCAGACGCTGATCGCGCCGATCGGCTGA
- the lexA gene encoding transcriptional repressor LexA — protein sequence MSERSETSGLTERQRTILDVIRASVTSRGYPPSIREIGDAVGLTSTSSVAHQLRTLERKGYLRRDANRPRAVDVRGADDAVSTVRTEVAGSDTLPEPTFVPVLGRIAAGGPILAEQAVEDVFPLPRELVGDGSLFLLKVVGESMIDAAICDGDWVVVRQQNVADNGDIVAAMIDGEATVKTFKRTGGQVWLMPHNPAFDPIPGNDAAILGKVVTVLRKV from the coding sequence ATGAGCGAGCGCAGTGAGACATCCGGGCTGACCGAGCGGCAGCGAACCATCCTCGACGTAATCCGCGCCTCAGTCACCAGCCGCGGCTATCCCCCCAGCATCCGTGAGATCGGCGACGCCGTCGGGCTCACTTCCACGTCATCGGTGGCCCACCAGCTGCGCACTCTGGAGCGCAAGGGCTATCTGCGCCGCGATGCCAACCGGCCGCGTGCGGTGGACGTGCGCGGAGCCGACGACGCGGTGAGCACCGTGCGCACCGAGGTCGCCGGTTCGGACACGCTGCCCGAGCCGACCTTTGTGCCAGTGCTCGGCCGGATCGCTGCCGGCGGCCCGATCCTCGCCGAGCAAGCCGTCGAGGATGTGTTCCCGCTACCGCGCGAGTTGGTCGGCGACGGGTCGCTGTTCCTGCTCAAGGTCGTCGGTGAGTCCATGATCGACGCCGCGATCTGCGACGGCGACTGGGTCGTGGTCCGTCAGCAGAATGTGGCCGACAACGGCGACATCGTCGCGGCGATGATCGACGGCGAGGCCACGGTGAAGACGTTCAAGCGCACCGGCGGTCAGGTCTGGTTGATGCCGCACAACCCGGCGTTCGACCCGATTCCCGGTAACGACGCCGCGATCCTCGGCAAGGTCGTCACCGTTCTGCGCAAGGTCTAG
- a CDS encoding acyl-CoA dehydrogenase family protein has protein sequence MAVEKNATVKYERTLFEPEHELFREAYRSFLERHVAPFHDQWEKDKIVDRGVWLEAGKQGFLGMAVPEEFGGGGNADFRYNVILTEETAAARYSGLGFGLHNDVVAPYLLELTTEEQKQRWLPKFCSGEYITAIAMTEPGTGSDLQGIKTRAVKQGDHYVLNGSKTFITNGINSDLVIVVAQTDPEKGALGFSLLVVERGMEGFERGRHLDKIGLDAQDTAELSFTDVKVPVENLLGEEGQGFIYLMQNLPQERLNIAVMAAAAMESVLEQTLQYTKERKAFGKPIGSQQNSRFLLAELATEATAIRIMVDEFIRLHLDGKLTAEQASMAKWYAAEKQVHLVDRCLQLHGGYGYMREYPVAKAYLDARVQTIYGGTTEIMKEIIGRSLGV, from the coding sequence ATGGCTGTCGAGAAGAACGCAACCGTCAAGTACGAGCGGACCCTGTTCGAGCCCGAGCACGAACTGTTCCGCGAGGCCTACCGGTCGTTCCTCGAGCGGCACGTCGCGCCGTTCCACGACCAGTGGGAGAAGGACAAGATCGTCGACCGCGGCGTCTGGTTGGAAGCCGGCAAGCAGGGCTTCCTCGGGATGGCCGTGCCGGAGGAGTTCGGCGGCGGCGGCAACGCGGACTTCCGCTACAACGTCATCCTGACCGAGGAGACCGCGGCGGCCCGCTACAGCGGGCTCGGGTTCGGCCTGCACAACGATGTCGTCGCGCCGTACCTGCTGGAGTTGACCACCGAGGAGCAGAAGCAGCGCTGGCTGCCCAAGTTCTGCAGCGGCGAGTACATCACCGCGATCGCGATGACCGAGCCCGGCACCGGCAGCGACCTGCAGGGCATCAAGACCCGCGCGGTCAAGCAGGGTGATCACTACGTGCTCAACGGCTCGAAGACGTTCATCACCAACGGCATCAACTCCGATCTGGTGATCGTGGTGGCCCAGACCGACCCCGAGAAGGGCGCGCTGGGCTTCTCACTGCTGGTCGTCGAGCGCGGCATGGAGGGCTTCGAGCGTGGCCGCCACCTGGACAAGATCGGCCTGGACGCGCAGGACACGGCCGAACTGTCCTTCACCGACGTCAAGGTCCCTGTCGAGAACCTCCTCGGCGAGGAGGGCCAGGGCTTCATCTACCTGATGCAGAACCTGCCGCAGGAGCGCCTGAACATCGCGGTGATGGCGGCTGCCGCCATGGAGAGCGTCCTCGAACAGACCCTGCAGTACACCAAGGAGCGCAAGGCGTTCGGCAAGCCGATCGGCAGCCAGCAGAACAGCCGCTTCCTGCTGGCCGAGTTGGCCACCGAAGCCACCGCCATCCGCATCATGGTCGACGAGTTCATCCGGCTGCACCTCGACGGCAAGCTGACCGCCGAGCAGGCCTCGATGGCCAAGTGGTACGCGGCCGAGAAGCAGGTTCATCTCGTCGACCGCTGCCTGCAGTTGCACGGCGGTTATGGCTACATGCGCGAATATCCGGTGGCCAAGGCCTACCTCGATGCCCGCGTCCAGACGATTTACGGCGGCACCACCGAGATCATGAAAGAGATCATCGGCCGCAGCCTGGGCGTCTGA